The Synergistales bacterium region CTGAAAGTGGCCGTCTGCTCTGAATGCCATCCTTTCTATACAGGCAAAAAAGGAAAGGTCGCTCAGGCCGGCAGGGTGGAAAAGTTCCAAAGGAAGTACGCCAAAGCCAGGTATACAGGCAAAGGCGCAACACAGGACGAACAGTGACCATGGAGGGGGGATCACCTCCCTCCATCCTTAATTTACTCTATAGATGGGTGTGAGGAGAGATCGGGAAATGTCTCTCAATGTTCGGCTTTTGTCTCATACACCTTCTCCGGATGTGGTGATAGCAGGTGCGGCTCGGCTTTGTTACAGTCAGTCCCATGCCGTATTGGCTGTCGACGAGGTCCATCGCGAGGAAAAGAAGATGCAAGCCTTTGTGCAACGGCTGCGGCGAAGCGGCCATATGTCTCCCTTCGAACATGCCACCTTCACATTTGCCGTAGACGGCCTCAGCAGGGTTACCTCACACCAGCTGGTCCGGCATAGAATCGCAAGCTTCAGCCAGCAGAGCCAGCGGTATGTGTCGCAGAGCGAGGTGGATATCGTCTGCCCACCTTGCGTACGCGATAATCCGGAAGCCTCCAGGCTCTTCCGTCAGATATCGGAAGACGCCCACAACGCATACAGACGGTTGCAGGAATTGGGCATCCCTAAAGAGGACGCACGGTACCTCCTCCCCCATGGGTGGCAGACCCATCTGATTATGACCATGAACGCACGGGAGCTACATCATTTCTTTTCGCTCCGGCTCTGCCGCAGAGCGCAGTGGGAGATCCGGATGTTGGCGGGAAGGATGCTCAGGAGGGTTCGCGAGGTTGCGCCGCTCTGTTTCGAGGTTGCAGGTCCTTCCTGTGTTGTCGAGGGACAGTGCAACGAACAGCAGCCATGTGAAAAACCATTTCGATCTACGGAGGAGCTGTTAGATGAAACGGATCATTAGAGTGCTTTCTGCTCTTGTCTGTCTGGTCGCCACTGCCGAAAAACGCATACCCGTTGGTGGACAGGCAGTCATCGAAGGGGTGTTGATGAAAGGCCCGCAGGACTGGGGGCTCTCCGTGAGAAAGCCAGACGGAGGGATCTGGCATTCCAGGTGGAGTCAGAGAAACTGGAGCAAAAAGGGCATATGGCGCCTGCCCATCTTCAGGGGCGTGGCCACCATGGCTGAAATGCTCTCCATGGGCATGAAGGCACTCACCAAGTCGGCGCACATCGCTTTGGGCGAAGAGGAGTCCTTTACCTTCCGGGATATCCTGCTTGCTGTCTCCGTGGCGCTTCTTGCTGTGGTCGGCCTCTTCATCCTTCTCCCTGTTGTCCTGGCCGATCACATCGCTCCCTATGTCACCCAGGCTCCAGCCTTCCGACACATCCTGGAGGGGGTCTTCCGAGCCGCTGTTTTTGTGGGCTATGTGGCTGTGATCGGCCTGTGGAAAGACATGCAGCGGGTCTTTGCCTACCACGGAGCGGAACACAAAACAATCAACAGCTACGAAGCGGGGGATCCCCTGGAACCGGAAAGGGTGATGGAGTCCTCGCGGATTCACCGCCGTTGCGGAACCTCCTTTATTCTTGTCGTCGTGGTGGTGAGTATCGTCGTGTTTTCGATCGCCGAAGGGGAATCCTTTGCCATGCGTATCCTGAGCCGGATTGTACTGCTGCCGCTGGTGGTAGGGATATCCTACGAGTTTATACGATGGTGCGGAAATTCGTCGGGACTGGGGGCATTCCTCATCAAACCGGCGCTTTGCCTCCAGTATCTTACGACCCGCGAACCGGACCTCGAGCAGGTTGCCATAGGGATCGATTCACTCCAGACCGCCCTTGGAACGGAAGAAAGCAACCCTCCTCCGGATGGTACCCAAGAGGAAGCCCCTTCCGCCACCTAAACTCATAACGGACCTGACTGGAAATATCCCCGGAGGAAAGCAGAAACGCCGGTTTGTACAGGAGGAAGGGTAAATGGATTTAACACACAAACTAGAGGAAGTAGAGCGACTCTATGGGGAACTGGAGCAAAAGCTCGGTGATCCCGAGATCGCCTCCAATCCGCAGGAAGTACATCATCTTGCCAAAAAGCACGCCGATCTCAAACAGATTGTAGAAACCTACAGGGAGTACAAGCTTCAGCTGGCCTGCCTCGAGGAGACCCGGGAATTGCTCGACAGCCCTGAAGAGGAGATGAGAGAACTGGCGCAGGGTGAGGTCGAAGAGCTGGAGGAGACCACGGAGACACTCCACAGGCGGTTGAAACTGCTTCTCCTCCCGAAGGACCCCAACGACGAAAAGAATGTCATCGTGGAAATCAGGAGTGGAGCGGGTGGAGAGGAAGCGGCACTGTTTGCCGCCACGCTCTTTCGCATGTATACCCGCTTTGCGGAGCGTCAGGGATGGGGTACGGAGGTTCTGGATTCCAGTGAAACCGGTATCGGCGGCCTGAAAGAGATCGTCTTCCGTATCGATGGTGCAGGCGCCTACAGCCAGTTCAAATACGAGAGCGGCGTGCATCGGGTTCAGCGGGTTCCTGCCACGGAGTCGTCTGGACGGATCCACACCTCCACCTGTACCGTAGCGGTGCTGCCCGAGGTGGAAGATGTCGAGGTAGAGGTGCGGAATGAAGACCTCCGGATCGACACCTTCAGAGCCAGTGGAGCAGGAGGCCAGCACGTGAACATGACCGACTCCGCGGTGCGGATCACCCACGAACCTTCGGGAATTGTGGTTTCCTGCCAGGACGAACGGTCGCAGCTCAAGAACAGGACAAAGGCCATGAAGCTGCTCCGTGCCAAGCTCTACGATCTGGAACTCCGGGAACAGCAAAACGCCCAGGCAGCGGAACGGAAGGGACAGGTGGGAACCGGTGATCGATCGGAACGGATCCGTACCTACAACTTCCCCCAGAACCGGGTTACCGACCATCGGATCGGGCTGACGCTCCACAAGCTGGAGCAGATGCTCGAAGGAGACATCTACGAAATGGTGGACTCCCTGGTGATGGCCGAGCAGACAGCGAAACTCCAGGAGATGGAAGCTGCTTCGTGAATATCGCAAAAGCAAGGCATTGGCTTCGCCGCACGCTGCAGCAGTACGACATTGACAACAGCATACGCGAATCCATTCTGATTCTTGAGATTGTCACGGGAAGGAACGAAGCCTATCTGCGGGCCCACGAGAATGAGCGGCTCAGTCCCGAACAGCAGGGCCGCCTCCTGGAGATTCTTGACCGGCGCTGCCGTCACGAACCGCTGGCCTATATCGAGGGCGAACAGGCCTTTTTCGGCCGGACCTTT contains the following coding sequences:
- the prfA gene encoding peptide chain release factor 1 translates to MDLTHKLEEVERLYGELEQKLGDPEIASNPQEVHHLAKKHADLKQIVETYREYKLQLACLEETRELLDSPEEEMRELAQGEVEELEETTETLHRRLKLLLLPKDPNDEKNVIVEIRSGAGGEEAALFAATLFRMYTRFAERQGWGTEVLDSSETGIGGLKEIVFRIDGAGAYSQFKYESGVHRVQRVPATESSGRIHTSTCTVAVLPEVEDVEVEVRNEDLRIDTFRASGAGGQHVNMTDSAVRITHEPSGIVVSCQDERSQLKNRTKAMKLLRAKLYDLELREQQNAQAAERKGQVGTGDRSERIRTYNFPQNRVTDHRIGLTLHKLEQMLEGDIYEMVDSLVMAEQTAKLQEMEAAS
- a CDS encoding DUF1385 domain-containing protein, with amino-acid sequence MKRIIRVLSALVCLVATAEKRIPVGGQAVIEGVLMKGPQDWGLSVRKPDGGIWHSRWSQRNWSKKGIWRLPIFRGVATMAEMLSMGMKALTKSAHIALGEEESFTFRDILLAVSVALLAVVGLFILLPVVLADHIAPYVTQAPAFRHILEGVFRAAVFVGYVAVIGLWKDMQRVFAYHGAEHKTINSYEAGDPLEPERVMESSRIHRRCGTSFILVVVVVSIVVFSIAEGESFAMRILSRIVLLPLVVGISYEFIRWCGNSSGLGAFLIKPALCLQYLTTREPDLEQVAIGIDSLQTALGTEESNPPPDGTQEEAPSAT
- the rpmE gene encoding 50S ribosomal protein L31, giving the protein MKEKIHPEYGECTVVCSCGNTFETRSTQKELKVAVCSECHPFYTGKKGKVAQAGRVEKFQRKYAKARYTGKGATQDEQ
- the thyX gene encoding FAD-dependent thymidylate synthase — its product is MSLNVRLLSHTPSPDVVIAGAARLCYSQSHAVLAVDEVHREEKKMQAFVQRLRRSGHMSPFEHATFTFAVDGLSRVTSHQLVRHRIASFSQQSQRYVSQSEVDIVCPPCVRDNPEASRLFRQISEDAHNAYRRLQELGIPKEDARYLLPHGWQTHLIMTMNARELHHFFSLRLCRRAQWEIRMLAGRMLRRVREVAPLCFEVAGPSCVVEGQCNEQQPCEKPFRSTEELLDETDH